The Toxotes jaculatrix isolate fToxJac2 chromosome 20, fToxJac2.pri, whole genome shotgun sequence DNA segment GAAGTACTCGGCGgcctctctctgcagcatcacTACAGAGGTGCTGAAGGTTTTGAATGCCACAGAGGAGCTGATCGGCGAGGCGGGAGGTGAGAGCTACACCCCATCTGAGTCCATGAGCGCTTCTCCCATCTCCAGCAGCTCTGAGACCCGCAAGCTGGACCAGAGGCTGACCAAGATGGAGGAGAATGTAAGCTAGGCAGCAGTTACGGTCCAATATTTTAACCTCCGTATAATTTCCACTTAGTCGTTACGAGATGAGGTGAATCAATCTTAATGGGAACTAACTGTCATGGTCATCTTCTCTGTGCAGGTGTATCTGGCTGCTGGTGCTGTGTACGGCCTTGAGGGGGCGCTGGGGGACCTAGAGCAGTGTGCTCGCAGTATTAGCAGCGgcaccacagacacagagctggccTTCCTGGAGGACCAGGTGGCCACTGCAGCCGCTCAGGTCCAGCAGTCTGAACTACAGGtactgaaagattttttttttcttttctcagacaaCACTTGTCCACCTTGTATGCAGCTGTTTTGTTCTTTAGTTTAATTTGTGACCCAAAATATGGGGGGATGTTTTTCTATGGGCAGAAATATGTGTCACTTGAAGCTGAATTGGAATCAATCATAAATGATTCAAACTCAGTTTTGATACCAAttagccacaacattaaaacaggtTGCCAGTTCAGTAACTCAGTATACTCAATGAAATGTCATAGGTAAAATTCTACTGTTGAACACTATAACAAAATTAGCGACTGGAATTCTGAAGGTACAGCTAATGGCACAGTAACAACTTTTTTTGTCGTAATTCTTGTACATTATCTTCTGACTAAAATTAAATAAGGATTATACGAAGTATTGCATGAATCATGTTGTTTTGGGTTGTATTTGTTCAATTAAACCTTTTTGCCCTTTTTAAGATCTCAAACATTGAGGCCAGGATATcagctctgaaaacagctgggTTGAACGTGACTGTCTGCAATCGCTTCTCCAAGTATAAGCCAAAGGCTAAGGTATCCCTCTTCCCTGGACAACTttcacacacagccatgcaTACAGTGTTCTTAATGGGTCACCTACAATATGTGGCAAGAGTCTCAGTATCTGTGACAGCAAATGTATTTGTCTGATTGTGTTAACTTTTTATCATAGAGATATGTGACGCAACTCCAGGTAAATGAGGACATACAGCAGCTCTGAATCAGCACGATCATTTTTAAAGTGATCGAAGTGTATAATACAAAATCTCTGATTGCAGCCGCAAACTCTGGACTCATCACGCCATCAAAGGAGGAAGCTTCCAGCACCTCCACCGAAAGGTACAATAAAGTCTGCACAAAGAAGAGCTATGTgtaagcagaaagaaaaagtgaacaataaagaaaaataccatTTCAACATTGACAAATCTGGCTCCAAATCCAAATATTTATTGAGATAAATCTACATTTTTGACAATCATTTAACAAATTTTGATGTGAATAGGGATTGTAGTTTAGCGTTTATAATTAAAACATAGTTTTTAGTATTTAATTGAAACTAAATAATTGGACTAGCACTGGTCTGGCGTGTAGAATAAATGTTATCAGCAATATCAACCTGTTTAAGAGGTGGATTCTGTCTGAACTCGTACTTAAGATGCCCTGTGTATGGAGGAACTACAGCGTGAGTAATTTTCAGTCATgaccaaataataataatttcagtctTGATATTGATGTTTATTGAAAGGGGAAAAGCAGTTATCTGTTTCACACCGTAGCAGTCAATGTAATGATCCGACATTTGGATGGTATGTACTGCTGTGATGTCTGTGAGTCTGCTAACCTGCACTGACTTATTCAGTCTGCCTCATCAATCCACTCTCTCCTGCACTGCTCAGCAGCCTTGTATACTCAGTGCATGAAACAGGATTGGCTAGAGATGGAgcatgagacagagagaaggggacACTTTTATTCACccttagttaaaaaaaaaaaaacacattttacgcTTTGTCCTAAAAGAAGAGATTGGCTGCTGAATGGATGGAAAAAGTGAATACATCTGCTAGAAAGGGACTAGGTAACTGAAAAGCTCCATTAGATGTAAAGCAGccaaatggacacacacacacacacacacacacatacacacggtaCAGGAGGGTAAGGCTGTTTTATCAGCCAACAAGAAGTCGGTTCCTTTTCATGTCAGTGAATGGCCTTTTTCTGTTGGggctttctttattttctttttgtcttattttttttcttcaccagcATCCACGCGATAGCTGTGATTCAGGGTGGCTTTTTCAGCTCCTGCACAGCTACAAAGACAGCACGCTGGACAATGGGGCAAAATCAGTGACCAAGACATGTAATCATATCATTGATTCCAGCTTAGAGTGTCCTTTCCATCAATGCATCATAGAGTGTGCTCTAAATTTATGCCAGGAAGACCTTCCTGACATTTTAGATATGTCAGCCATGTTCATATGAATGAGTCAAGttggatttttttccttttttttgctggagatttgtttttaaaatgctaCTTTTCTTATTTGGCATTTCAGAAAAGTTGGAGCCAGAGCAGCAGGTGAAAGTGTTTCGGCCATAGTGACAGTCAGCAGCACAAGAAGTCCCTCAGGGCCACTTCAGGAGCCCCCAGGGACAGGGGCCGTTCTCATCCAGTGCCTTGACCCAGTGTCCGTGTCCAGCTCCAAGCAGAGCAGGGACCAACACCCGCCCTGTGTGACCCACCAAGCACTCAGCCCTGAGCCAGGCACTGTACTGCATCAGTCAAACACCTCACAGAAGACATGACTGGCTCCACCCCTTTTTCcactctgtcctctgttttctcGTCATCACCACACACTTAACACGTCAAGCAAGGATGACTCGACAGTCGGTATCTCTGCCTTAAAATCTGCAAACACTCCTCATGACCCAACTCCAAAAGAATATCtgtacagaaaaagaaaaactctcatttcctttttctatCTGTTTGCAAGAGTATTTGTGGTTTAACGTACAATGAAGATGTGGAAAAATCATGTGAACCTTTCTGTGATTCAGTGTCCCAAAAAGAGGCTGAGCCCTGTTTTATACTGCATCTTCTTTCTCACCAAATGAAATGTCATGAGGAATTTTAGCATACTGTAAGCCCCTTCAGAgcttttttttggatgattgtcagttttcatcacacacacactcagctatCAGATGGTAATCCTCATTCTGGGGATGATTGTAACATTGACATATTAACCATTTAAAAGATTAATGCACTTACCAGAAAATGGTGTTTAAAGGTACAAAGTATCAGGACTGAAGTGTTTTTGTCGTTTCCTGCCACTGAAATTGCTAGATGGCAGTAAACGAACGCAAAGCACACTTGAGAGATATGTCGCTCCCTACCACTCTTTGTACTCTAAATATAAAGAAAGTACTGTATAGCCAGCTGCTGGTTactttagcttagcataaagatggaaaacaggaggaaacaggtaGCCTAAACCCTAAAGTTGTGGGTCAAACAGCTAAACAGTTTGCTGAAACTTGCTATAAAGCTCCATAAAGTCAAGGGAAGCTGCAGATTTGGGTCATAATGCTCTGAAGATTCATCCTTACAAGTGATACCTTTTGCATTATCACATTATTTCCACATTGTCATTTCATACATTATTAGAACATTATCAATTATAGGCTCTTTAAACCATACTAAAAGGCAGATCATGTATACTTTTGGGCAGGGCCAGGCTAACCGTTTCCCTCTGATTTCAGTCTTTAAACTAAGCTAAGATAACTGGATTCTGGCATTAGCTTTTATttagtgtacagacatgagagtggcagTGGTTTTATCAATTAACTCTCATCAAGAAAGCAAATTaatgtatttctcaaaatgtcaaactattccttaaaTAAATTCcaactgtaacagtgttttttctgaggaagtgaaaaaagaaaatattggtAAGACCTGATCAGTAGACACACTCGTACACTAGAGCCTTAATGTGGAAGCTTTTATGAAATGAGATCAAATAAGGTTTGAAAGAGCCTGAATGTCAAACCCATATCGAGCTCAGCATAAACCTCTGTAGGTCTGGCATTCAGCTGAGATCTGCAAATGTtctcatttttatatatttatatttttaatgcagTATTCTTCAACCCAAAGTCACTTTCTTCACCTTcgtcattttcttcctttacttGTGGCCTTTTgtttgaacaaaaacaaagtatCTTCATGTTTTCCCCTTCTCTGGGTCATGTCCTAGCTTTTGTGTTGCATTCAGAAAATCTTGTAAAGATTTTTACATAATGAAGTCTGAGGGGCGATATAACAAATGCCATGAAACCATGATTTTGTTACAAGCAATTTATTTTTGTACTTACAGAACGTTTTTATGCAATACCACTGAAATAAGTACTattgcaaattaaaggctttATTCTCTCCTCAGAGGAGCCCTCCTCAGTCAGTCCTATTATGTGTGATGACTCAAAGTGctttcagtgtgtctgcatttaCCATTTGATATTCCGCCAGTAATGACGATGGTAAATGCTACAAAAACACGGGTGACAACAGGCATTTTAGGAGCGGCTAGTACGATTCATACTGTGTTTGTACTTCTTAAACACTAGATTTGAGAATACtgccttactttttttttctttcacttttaatCTGTGTCAACTCACATTAGTTTAGAATATCAGTTAGCCATGCACACAGTCGTCAAAGTTTTTGGCTACAGCTTAAAAGCAGGGTTGGATTTCCTGCTGGACTGCTTGaactaaaaaaaagtgtgatgaTCTTCTGTTTGAATGCTCCGTCCCTTCTATTAGTGATCTTTTCATCCCAGCCTTTCACATCTCTGGTTTGGCACATTGATCCTGTACTTTTGTCAATCTTGTTCTCTGGAGAGTGTCGATGTATAAAAAGCATGTTTCTGGTTTTATCAAATTGATGTAAAATTTCCCATGAGAAGCACAGCCACAAGGGTCCAATCATCGGTGTCCTGtatttttctaatgtaaaaaaaatatatatatatactatctCATCACAGAATTTGttaatatatgtatatgtgtgaaaAGATGGATATGATATAGAATAATGTGTGTATTGCCCAATCATAGTTGACCAATCTTTCAGTGTTGTGTGCAAGAGACTGTGTATAACTGTCATGACTTGTAAGGCTGGATTCACACAGGAAGTCTAATTTTCTACTGTAACTGTGTCCCAGATGCTCAATAATGAGATtcacacagctaaaaaaaacaaaacaaaaaacaatattacTTTTGTTCCTGTTTATATCCAGTGTGAATGACTATGAAGAGGTTCGCTGTGCACAGCTCCACAGGCGGGGCCGTTCACTTTTCTGTGCAATCGTTTGTTGCAATCCATATGACATGTTGGGGAAAATATTAACGTGCAAAAAATACAGATTCTCTATGTGCCACAGTACTCTGAGAAAAAAAGCAttatgaaatgaataaaatttgCAAATGTAAAGCTCCCTCTTtggacagaaaatgtttgttatGCACCTGCAAATACAGAAAGGGGATCAACACTTTTAATCACAATATCCTTATTTATTAATCAATATagaatacatttttatgtacaGATACATTTGGAGAGGGATTTCATCAAGGATCCTATCAACCAAGGCCTCAGAACAGACACCAGAGGGAAATACAGTTGAGTGCTAGAGCAAAAGAGTAAATAACCTTGATcgagataaaaaataaagacactCAGGGTTTGTGGATGGAAGGAGGACAAGCTGTCATGGTAACCAAGCCCTGTCTTCTCCGTCCAGGTCTTTCCCCAGGTTCTCCTTGTTTTTGAGGTTGTTGAGGAGTAGCTCCAGCATCCTAACAACAGGCTGCATCCGCCCGCTGCCCAGAGCCTCCACACCGCTGTGCCTCTTCCCAAAGCGCCCGATGGGTCTCACCCCACGCCCCACATACCAGAATGGGTCTATCTCTGGACCTGGACCACACACGagtacatcatcatcatgtgtcAAAGTATGTGGTCTATATTAACAGCTCTGTTTGGGGACAGAATTCACATTTGGGAAAATGCTGTTGCGTACTCAAAAATCATCTCTTTGCTGGAAACAAGGGAACCAAAAACGAGTGATCATAATGACCACAAACAGAATGACTTTATGATGGTTAAACAgtcctaaaataaaaaaacaaaaaacaaaacacaaacttaagCATTGTTCTAATCCATAAACAAATGGTCAAACAAATGGCCATTCTTAGTATATCAAGTTTGACTTTTCAggtttttatctatttattcaGTTTATAGATTTTTGTCCAGGTAAATGtagattattttctcagctgGTTTGGTGCTCCTCTGAGATTTATATGGAGAAATTATTTGTTGGTTTTCCATATTTATTctcccattcattcatttaaatgagAATAGGAGAGATCCTGAAGCAGCACTGACTTGTATATATTgtcatatttactgtaatgtttcttctaaataaaatataaagtacatctaaatatacatttaaaaaacataaaaatggatTATAATGTGTGTTACAGTAGAAAATAGAATAGTAACAAAACGTTCACTCTTCAACTTGTGTGCAATCCAAATCAAATCATTAAAattatgtaaataaatacatttaataagCTACATTAATTATTAAAGGTGGAACAAATTAGTTGACTCTGACATTTCCTCCTTTTGAGCTAAATAACGTTGAGTTGAGCCTTTATTTTTacaatctaataataataagatgCAGTAAATGGTCCGTTGAGATTAAGAAAAGTTTTGTCATCCACCGACAACATCTGGATTCCCATCAAGGGTCAGTGTAAACTCACCACTCACACCACGCTAGGTCACAAACAGActataaacatatataaataattttttaaaaatcagcgAATTGTTCGTCCTTTTCAAATCATCCTCCTGTCCAATCTCCACACTTTGTAACGTCAAATTTTCCCTAACCAACATTAAGATGGTAGCagattataataaaaaataaatcaaatcaaatcaagtcTTACTTCTGTTGTCGACATTGTGAACGATGTGGAAGTCGTGCTCCACCGTGGTGCTGTGAGCGCTGCTGAagctgaaggagaggaggaggagcagcgcCAGAGCTGCGGGCAGCCAGCGGCACGTCAGGACGCAGTGCCGGACATCGGTCGCTCTCCCAGGCAGCATGCTGTGGAGTCgctcaaggcactgaaataGGAACGGAGGGATGCTGATGCTGGTCAGTAAACGCATCACACGCTGTGAGAGAACGCTCAGAGCAGAAAAGACAAGAAGGACTGAAAAAAGCTGAAACTGATACAGTTAGAGATCAAAAATATCTTTAAGTCAGGTCATACTATTATAAATTCTATTTTAAATACCATGCAAAAACTACTTCCTGAAAGGAACACGATAGAACATTTGTAAGAGATGAAAAAAGCTCATACAGAAATACATATTGAATTTactagaattaaaaaaaaacattacaaactCATTTGTCATTATAAGTCCCATAGAAATATCAGTCAATCTTTATAATATCACCCCATCAATGATGTAGTCATGCATTTATAGCTGTTAGAGTATACAAATACACCTGGAGTATCTAAATATCACAAAATAATTGTctaaaaaaagataataatttAAGCTATCCTCATTATCTTGCAATTAATAGAACTAATTGgtcaggctgtaaatatgtataaatatataatgcAATCTCCAAACAGCAGCCTCTTACCCTAAACTTTGGTAACAGACTGAGGTCAGTTGGCGGAGGTCTGAAGTCGTTATTGCTGAGCAGGTGTGCTCCACCTTATATATCCATGCTGACCATGAGGTTGTTGAATGATGAATCAAGAacgtcagtcacacacacacacagtgatccCAGACTACAGGATGCagcaccccctcccctcccctccccttctctcccctcctctctcctgctctttaaACCCCCTCATCCCTTTGACAAAAGAGGTCTGGTTTTGGAGTTTTCCTGATATGTGTCACGCAGCAGAGCAATCCATCAGGAAGTCGGTGACATGTGGGTGACTTTAAATTAGTGAACATGGGGAGACCCACCACCTCAAGTAGGTCTGTCAGACTGTGGTGACGGTGGTGGGTGtttttagggcccgagcaccgagtggtgcgaaggccctattgtttttgtaatgtttattattattattattattagggcccgagcaccgagtggtgcgaaggccctattgtttttctaatgtttattattagggcccgagcaccgagtggtgcgaaggccctattgtaattctaatgtttattattattagggcccgagcaccgagtggtgcgaaggccctattgtaattctaatgtttattattattattattattattatttgtcctcccaaacaactgcatttttcaaccccttcccatgctctaaaacgcctgaaattttgcacactcatcaggtctggtgaaaaatttgatattttgtggtcgttgtaaatggggggggcaaaatggctccgcagcgcccccttgaaattttcaaaacccccctcccattgggcttagtttgtcataggtgcatgaaaattggtacacatgttgatcataccgagacacaccaaaaagtctcttgacaccatgacctcaacccaacaggaagtccgccattgtggtcggaagttggccattttggcgaattacaccattggtatgcggacgaactcgtgctagggatttcacccgatccacttcatatttggtggacctcacctcaagaccatgatgatcaaaagttatcacagagttttctctaagttaaagggcgtggcctctgtggcccgccaaagtttgctggcgtttggtgaatttgccatgacattttgaatggctctcacgtccacatactttatccaaacatcttcaaactttatgagcatgatcagggctctgccctgaacgcctccatatgtcaaactcccgccttgctcgtggcgtcccctgctggtaacaggaaatgacctatttttactctgaagtgtactgctccttaatagttgacaccatcggcttggtttctgctctacaaccttcccaactacttggtgaagctacattataaaggccgtgaagctgggtgcaatggcatctgtgtggcggcgcggcaactgatgatccctcgccgtgaaattacgtttggatttgtaatgaccttaaccacctcctatgatcctaaaaattcatacacacgttcttgggggctggtcctagactctgatggggtttttgtaattgggcggggcaaaatggctcaacggcgcccccttgaagatttaaaatacccctctccatatgggtttttttggaatacaaagatgaaaatcagtacacataaagaacacttcgggacgcacaaaaaagtctcttgacaccatgacctcaacccagcaggaagtcagccattttgtttttggcggccaaatttgagtgctttccaccattggtatgcggatgaactcgtgctagggatttcacccgatcgatttcatatctggtggacctcacctcaagaccatgatgatcaaaagttataacagacttttctctaagttaaagggcgtggcctctgtggctcgccaaagtttggtggcgtttggtgaatttgccatgacattttgaatggctctcacgtccacatactttatccaaacatcttcaaactttatgagcatgatcagggctctgccctgaacgcctccgtatgtcaaactcccgccttactcgtggcgtcccctgctggtaacaggaaatgccctatttttactctgaagtgtactgctccttaatagttgacaccatcggcttggtttctgctctacaaccttcccaactacttggtgaagctacattataaaggccgtgaagctgggtgcaatggcatctgtgtggcggtgcggcaactgacgatccctcgccgtgaaattacgtttggatttgtaatgaccttaaccacctcctatgatcataaaaattcatacacacgttcttgggggctggtcctagactctggtggggtttttgtaattgggcggggcaaaatggctcaacggcgcccccttgaagatttaaaatacccctctccatatgggtttttttggaatacgaagatgaaaatcagtacacataaagaacacttcaggacgcacaaaaaagtctcttgacaccatgacctcaacccagcaggaagtcgaccattttgtttttggcggccaaatttcactgctttccaccactggtatgcggatgaactcgtgctagggatttcacccgatcaacttcatatctggtggacctcacctcaagaccatgatgatcaaaagttataagagacttttctctaagttaaagggcgtggcctctgtggctcgccaaagttcgatggcgtttggtgaatttgccatgacattttgaatggctctcacatccacatactttatccaaacatcgtcaaacttcatgagcatgatgagggctctgccctgaacgcctccatatgtcaaactcccgccttactcgtggcgccccctgctggtaacaggaaataacctgtttgtactatgacgtgtactggggagaagaggagaggacataggaggactctggtactcttggctgcaccggctgcgactcccgcgggtcgcaaggggtgcgagggcccgtcatcgctgcttgcagctttaattattattattatttgtcctcccaaacaactgcatttttcaaccccttcccatgctctaaaacgcctgaaattttgcacagtcatcaggtctggtgaaaaatttgatattttgtggtcgttgtaaatggggggggcaaaatggctccgcagcgcccccttgaaattttcaaaacccccctcccattgggcttagtttgtcataggtgcatgaaaattggtacacatgttgatcataccgagacacaccaaaaagtctcttgacaccatgacctcaacccaacaggaagtccgccattgtggtcggaagttggcgattttggcgaattacaccattggtatgcggacgaactcgtgctagggatttcacccgatccacttcatatttggtggacctcacctcaagaccatgatgatcaaaagttatcacagagttttctctaagttaaagggcgtggcctctgtggcccgccaaagtttgctggcgtttggtgaatttgccatgacattttgaatggctctcacgtccacatactttatccaaacatcttcaaactttatgagcatgatcagggctctgccctgaacgcctccatatgtcaaactcccgccttgctcgtggcgtcccctgctggtaacaggaaatgacctatttttactctgaagtgtactgctccttaatagttgacaccatcggcttggtttctgctctacaaccttcccaactacttggtgaagctacattataaaggccgtgaagctgggtgcaatggcatctgtgtggcagcgcggcaactgacgatccctcgccgtgaaattacgtttggatttgtaatgaccttaaccacctcctatgatcctaaaaattcatacacacgttcttgggggctggtcctagactctgatggggtttttgtaattgggcggggcaaaatggctcaacggcgcccccttgaacatttaaaatacccctctccatatgggtttttttggaatacgaagatgaaaatcagtacacataaagaacacttcaggacgcacaaaaaagtctcttgacaccatgacctcaacccagcaggaagtcgaccattttgtttttggcggccaaatttca contains these protein-coding regions:
- the prlh2 gene encoding prolactin releasing hormone 2; its protein translation is MLPGRATDVRHCVLTCRWLPAALALLLLLSFSFSSAHSTTVEHDFHIVHNVDNRSPEIDPFWYVGRGVRPIGRFGKRHSGVEALGSGRMQPVVRMLELLLNNLKNKENLGKDLDGEDRAWLP